A genomic stretch from Terriglobus sp. RCC_193 includes:
- a CDS encoding M48 family peptidase: MTPLELQQIFQVAYRDLRPRAPMPPFEIKFRRFVSLNTTIRLREGRLHVSLSDLLEGAPPSVLQAIAHILLAKLYRKPIEAFHADRYRRYTQSDAVSRQAEQARQTRGRKQIHTHLGHYYDLEEIFETINRRFFHGLLGRPVLTWSAHRARRMLGHYDAAHNTIVVSRIFDGPKVPRYAIEYLMYHEMLHLKHPVRVRAGRRCVHSREFQAEERLFPELEEAKAFLKQL; this comes from the coding sequence GTGACACCGTTGGAACTGCAGCAGATATTTCAGGTTGCGTATCGCGATCTTCGACCGCGTGCGCCCATGCCCCCGTTTGAGATCAAATTCCGCCGATTTGTCTCGCTGAATACCACAATCCGGCTACGCGAAGGCCGCCTGCATGTCAGCCTCTCGGACTTGCTTGAGGGCGCACCGCCCTCCGTCCTGCAGGCCATCGCACACATCCTTCTCGCCAAGCTGTACCGCAAGCCGATTGAAGCATTTCATGCTGATCGCTACCGTCGTTACACGCAATCCGACGCGGTGAGCAGGCAGGCGGAACAGGCGCGGCAGACGCGTGGCCGCAAACAGATTCACACGCATCTGGGCCACTATTACGATCTGGAAGAGATCTTTGAGACCATCAATCGCCGCTTCTTTCACGGCCTGCTGGGTCGGCCCGTACTGACATGGAGCGCGCATCGTGCCCGCAGAATGCTGGGCCATTATGACGCGGCGCACAACACCATCGTGGTGAGCCGCATCTTTGATGGGCCAAAGGTGCCACGCTATGCGATTGAGTACCTGATGTACCACGAGATGCTGCATCTGAAGCATCCGGTACGTGTGCGTGCCGGGCGGCGATGCGTGCACTCACGCGAATTCCAGGCCGAAGAACGATTATTCCCCGAACTGGAAGAGGCGAAGGCGTTTCTGAAGCAGCTTTAA
- a CDS encoding tetratricopeptide repeat protein, whose amino-acid sequence MRILAAALLLSLPAVAQMDLPPGTTSTVPQQQTAPSASQATLAKAEDAIANGKYADAVTLLTPLATETQTNARVFYDLGFAHDALNQDADAAAAYAKSIALKNDDAGAHVSLGLLYARMGETAKAQEQLRSATKIEGAGRDLLARAWRALAELDLKSNPEMARNDLLSALKYAPETPDDAASAAEIAEAMGDDAAAEQAYTHAFSLNPASVDVAMGYARTLTRQKKFVQADQVLTSALAQHPGNHALIAERASEQLLQGKPEAAVPALESLHTNEPGNVAVAMLLARAYSAAGAPEKAEPIYTALLKTSPDDVTLMTEAADTLIRLRRSPEAEPLLQKAVSQPDKFPSKTALAQAAGELAFAASANKDAATVLKALAIRQPLAPSSPPFTFLEASAHDTLHHTKQAADAYRQFLSESGGKYPDQEWQAQQRLQILTRTR is encoded by the coding sequence ATGAGAATTCTGGCAGCAGCATTGCTGCTCTCCCTTCCCGCAGTCGCACAGATGGATCTGCCTCCAGGCACTACGTCTACAGTGCCGCAGCAGCAAACTGCGCCTTCCGCTTCGCAGGCAACGCTGGCCAAAGCAGAAGACGCCATCGCGAATGGCAAGTATGCCGACGCCGTCACGTTATTAACACCGCTCGCCACAGAGACGCAGACAAACGCGCGCGTGTTTTACGACCTGGGATTTGCCCACGATGCGCTGAATCAGGATGCGGACGCGGCAGCAGCCTATGCAAAATCCATTGCGCTGAAGAACGATGATGCAGGCGCGCACGTGTCGCTGGGCCTGCTCTACGCGCGCATGGGCGAAACAGCAAAGGCACAGGAGCAGTTGCGCTCCGCAACCAAGATCGAAGGCGCAGGCAGGGATTTGCTGGCGCGCGCATGGCGTGCGCTGGCAGAACTCGATCTGAAGTCGAACCCGGAGATGGCGCGCAATGATCTGCTCTCGGCATTGAAGTATGCGCCCGAAACACCGGACGATGCTGCCTCCGCCGCGGAAATCGCCGAGGCTATGGGCGATGATGCCGCCGCCGAGCAAGCTTATACGCACGCGTTCTCGCTCAACCCTGCCAGCGTGGATGTGGCGATGGGGTACGCCCGGACGCTGACCCGGCAAAAGAAATTTGTGCAGGCAGATCAGGTGTTGACCAGCGCACTCGCCCAACATCCCGGCAACCACGCGCTGATAGCCGAACGCGCATCGGAACAGCTACTGCAGGGAAAACCCGAAGCAGCGGTACCGGCGCTGGAGTCGCTTCATACGAACGAACCCGGAAACGTCGCCGTGGCCATGCTTCTGGCACGAGCGTATTCGGCGGCAGGTGCCCCGGAAAAAGCGGAACCGATCTACACCGCCCTCCTGAAAACTTCGCCGGACGATGTAACGCTGATGACGGAGGCGGCGGACACGCTGATCCGGCTGCGGCGCTCACCGGAAGCGGAGCCGTTGCTGCAGAAAGCGGTATCCCAGCCGGACAAGTTCCCTTCCAAAACCGCTTTGGCGCAGGCAGCGGGCGAATTGGCGTTCGCCGCTTCTGCCAACAAGGACGCCGCCACGGTCCTGAAAGCACTGGCCATTCGACAGCCGCTGGCGCCTTCTTCTCCCCCCTTTACTTTTCTTGAGGCATCGGCGCATGATACTTTGCATCACACGAAGCAGGCGGCAGATGCATACCGCCAGTTTCTGTCAGAGTCTGGCGGTAAGTATCCGGATCAGGAGTGGCAGGCGCAGCAGCGGCTGCAAATCCTGACAAGAACCAGGTAG
- a CDS encoding prolipoprotein diacylglyceryl transferase, which yields MFPYLHLGSVTLGTFGILMWLAAVTAAWVLHRSFVRAGVTADAIVVVATVMIAGVIGAKVWHELQNPFALRMQMEEIILPGWHEPGQVLLRFLHWFQAGFAWFGGLLFGVGTLMWQGRSLKIGAVRILDFAAPAAAIGYGVGRIGCLTSGDGDYGIATKLPWGVHIHDDALDPPQPNPPDLLVHPTPVYEFLFSVALGWYLWVRGRKNLPIGQLTGEYLALSGVGRFLVEIIRRNEKLYLGMSNAQVAALATIVIGLILIAIAKHQPVTETAEAV from the coding sequence ATGTTTCCGTATCTTCACCTCGGCTCAGTCACCCTGGGCACCTTTGGCATCCTGATGTGGCTTGCGGCCGTGACCGCGGCCTGGGTGCTGCACCGCTCTTTTGTTCGCGCTGGCGTTACGGCAGACGCAATTGTGGTCGTCGCCACGGTCATGATTGCCGGCGTCATCGGCGCCAAAGTCTGGCACGAACTGCAGAACCCCTTCGCACTCCGCATGCAGATGGAGGAGATCATCCTGCCCGGATGGCACGAACCCGGCCAGGTCCTTCTGCGCTTCCTGCACTGGTTCCAGGCAGGATTTGCGTGGTTTGGTGGCCTTCTGTTCGGCGTGGGAACGCTCATGTGGCAGGGGCGCTCACTGAAGATCGGCGCCGTCCGCATCCTCGATTTTGCAGCTCCTGCAGCCGCAATCGGCTACGGTGTGGGCCGCATCGGCTGCCTTACCTCCGGCGATGGCGACTACGGTATTGCGACGAAACTGCCATGGGGCGTCCACATCCACGATGACGCGCTTGACCCGCCGCAGCCCAATCCTCCGGACCTGCTGGTTCACCCCACACCGGTGTATGAGTTCCTGTTTTCTGTGGCGCTTGGCTGGTACCTGTGGGTGCGCGGACGGAAGAATCTGCCCATCGGTCAGCTCACCGGCGAATACCTTGCCCTCAGCGGTGTAGGCCGTTTTCTGGTGGAGATTATTCGCCGCAATGAGAAGCTCTATCTGGGCATGAGCAACGCGCAGGTGGCGGCGCTGGCGACGATTGTGATCGGCTTGATCCTGATTGCGATCGCAAAGCATCAGCCTGTAACGGAGACCGCCGAAGCCGTTTAA